TTCAATATCCGAGTTGGTAGATGATTTAGTACATAAATCGAATGCGCACTGCCTCTCCCCACATAAACGCTGGCAGACCTGATTCCTTCAAAATGCTTCTAGTCATAGCCACGACAGTTCAGTTTCTGTGCTCAACCACCCCGTTTTGTTGAGGGGTGTAGGGAGCTGTGTAGCGCCTTTTCGTAAAATTTCGTGAACTCCTTCAAACAAAATTCACCGCTTCGATCCGTCCTCAAAATTTTAATACTTGTTTCAGCTCTATTTTCGAGCAAGGCCTTGAATTTCTTGAACATTTCGAATGCATTTCTCTTCTCCTACAATAAGTACACCCACATCTTCCTGCTATAATCATTGAAAAATAACAAAAAATAACGATTACCTCTGGGTATCACTGGCATGATGGGTCAATAAATATCAGCATGTACAATCTCCAATGTCTTCCTCGAGCTGAAAATTGCTTGGGACGGGAATGGCCTCCGGGACTGTTTCGACATCAAGCACCCTTCACACTTCTTCAATGGTTGTATCAATTCTGGAATTCCCAGTACCATTTCTTCTTTCGACATAAGCTCTAATGCTCGAAAATTGACATGCCCAAGCCGAGCATGCCACAACCATGTATTCTCTTCAAACTTTGTGAATAAACATGAGAGTTTGCTCTCCTCAAGGCTAATTTTATACAACCAATTTTTTGGTTCTTTTCACTTTTATCAGAATCTTTGCATTGCCTTTGTAGACCCACAACTAATCTCCCGCAAGTATTACTCTATTCCCTGCCTCCGATAATTGGCCTAGACTTATAATATTATTACACAGATTAGGAATAAAATATTCCTCCTGTAAAATTCTTTCCTCGCCATTTTTACACTGCAATGCAACCGACCCCTTTCCTTTAATATTGACAGTAGATCCGTCCCCGAACTTCACTCTTCCGGTCACACTTTCATCAAGCTCTTTGAATTTTCCATGTTGTCCAGTCATATGATTACTTTCCCTGTTGTCGAGGTACCACACTTGCAACTCTCTTTGTCCCTCGACGTTTGTACAAAGTTTTGGAATGAATGAGTCCTTCTTCAACAATATTGATTTTTCTTTTATTACTCCTACCTTGGCAATCAACAATGCCGGCCCATCCTCAAGAATTTGTGAGAGGTTTGCCTCCTTTTGCACCTCTCATTCTCTTGTTGGCTTACGACACTCCACGGCATAATGCCCATATGCCTGACACTTAAAGCATCTCACTCTGCTTTTGTCCCTTACTCCGCAAACCCCATCTTTCGCACGGTACTCTATCTTCACCACTTCAAGTCTCATTTCTACTGGTCCTCTTTAACCATTCCTCGCGAGTCAGAAGTAATTATCCCTCGTTGCTCTCTCATTTCCTCCATTCTTCCTCAGTCAGTAGAAGATGTCCTTGATTTGTTTCTATTGTTCCTTTTAATCTCTCCTCGTGAGCCTTGAGTGACCCAATGACCTCCTCGACTAACATTTCTTCCACCTTACCGAACTGTTCGATCATAGAAGCAATTGGCAGGAATTTAGAGGGCATTGCTCTGAGTAACTTCTTCACAACATAAACTTCTTCCACCTTTTCTCCCACGGCTCTAATGTTGGTCACCAGACTGTTCAGTTTCTGGAAAACTTCATCCAGGTGTTCACTTTTTTTCATACACATAGCTTCGAACTCGCACCTAAGGGTATGTGCCGTCGCCACTTTCACCTTATCAGGTCCCAACGACATTGTTATGAATACGTTCCAGGCCTCTTTCGATGTCTTCTTTTCTGCGATGGACAATAGAATATCTTCAGGGACTCCTTGGTAAATAACGGTTAGAGCACGCATGTCCATCTTATCTTCGATTGTTGCCTTAGGGTCTTTAGGTTCAATGGCCTCCCACACGCCATGGGCTTGCATAAATACTCTCATTTTGAGAGACCATGCTGTATAGTTCGTCTTTGTTAGCATCGGGTAGCTCAGGTCGATCGAGTTTTCTTTGGCTTTGTTTGTTTCCATTATGATGTTGTTCTGGACTTAGTAATCTCCTGTGCACTGATACCAAGTATTAGTAAACACACAACACATGCACACACTCTTGTATGTATGTAAACTGGAAAATATAGAAGTTATGTTATTAGAAAACAATACAGTGTACAGACTTATATAAAACTATTAAATGAAAGCTATAAAATAGGAACTAATTCTAAACAGACTCTCCACAACTCCACTCCTATTATTTAGCTCCTAAAATCATGCTATTGTGGGTGACTAATTCTACACCAACTGacatattatttgaatatgtttagaTTAAACAAAATCCAACAGGTACAAGATAACACCAATTCCAGGAGGTTGGAGTTTACATATTTGATATTATATATCAAGGgcctatgcatattaagatctTTGGTCCTCTATTGCCAATATTTACACAATAGTTCCTCTATAATTCAAAGTTCCTCTATTGTCTTCTTTAGTATCTACAATACTAAGACATATGATCCTTGATGGTGGCCAATATTGTTTCACTGGTGGAGATCACTTCAATTTAATTCTTCACTCTCCAAATTTTATCAATTTGATACACCGATCTCATACTTGGATATGATATTTACATCTTATAAGTAATATAATTgatgatttattttaattatataagTAATGATTCATTTTAGGGGTATATGTGCACCTTCCTCAAAAGTCATGAGTTGGGCACATGTAAGTCTATCAGTTGCTATATGATATGATATTCAATATAATTCGTGGTTTTCATTTCTAGTTGATGATCAAATTCTAGGtgtattaaatgaatattatatatgatatcagtatttaattttatttatttaaataagaCAAATTTTTAGAAGATGTGTCCATAATGATAAAAGGAAACAAACTCTGGTCGCATAAATATATGTTGATCACTATGTTTATTCTAGTCTAAAACTTTATGAAAATTCCATAATTTTTGTATATAATTTTATCAATTTTGTTTTCTTTCCTCATTTtatgttatttattaattattgtttATAGGAAACAATGAAGATAATGGTCCTTAAAATTAAAGAAGACTCAGGTGAGCAAACCATGAAAACTCTATGTATTTTTATAGTCTTTGTTTGAGATAAAAACTTGAGGCATGTggaatttttttcatatatataaacacCATATACTATTAGTAGTGTGTAATTATAATATGTAGGTGTATAGATTTTAATTTACTAAAATAACTTTATAGTTTGGGTAACCAGGAATGCTGACCTTCTCCTTTAATCCTTTACTTGAACTCTATGCCCAATCCAGTTGAGACAAGTACTTTCTTTGAAGAGCATGCATACACGTCAGCATCATATATAAAGTTGCATTAGAACCCTATTTTTTATTGAATGATGAGCAAGGAAGCAAGGTTGGTGCTAGTGTTGACCCCGAGAATTGCACTCGAGTTCTTCCCAGCAGTTGTGCGTATGTATCATTGATCTTGTTTGATAGTGTTCCATTTGGAGTTGGTAAAAATTTTATTTGGTGTTCATTGGTATAttgattatttttttaaatttccTTAGCCGTCACTTTATACATTTTTCAAACAGTTAGTGCACCACCTAAGTTCTATAACTATTAACGCCAAGACCTTTACTAGGAAATTTGGTATAAAAGTTGAAGACGTTTAGAAGGAAATTTGGTATAAAGAAGTGGCAAGACACTTGTGTATGTAGTTGTTCAAATAAGCAAtataaaaagttaaaaatttgTAAGAGAGAAAATTCTAAATTCCCGAGGAATATTGAAAAGTTTAGGAACACATCCTCTACATTTTCTCTTGATTGTAATCAAAATACAATACTTATATGCGTCTCTGTTCATATATATGCttattgttatgtatatttgAGGTTTATTCATGCCTCTAAATAAGAACATAGTAAAGAGTGAAGGAGGTACTGTTATTCTCCCAAGTACAAATATATTTGTGtaatagtttttttatttttcagtaCCTAACTTGTTTACAAGAAAATTCAAATGGAATGAGATTTTAACAATTTTTTTCTACTTTAATTTGTTTATAAAGTCCACAAAACTTGCAAAAATTTTGTGAGAATTAAactctaaaattttaatttgttattatgaaagaaagttttcttgtctgTATAAGAAGATcaacctatatatatataagaaactaaAATTTATTAATCATGAAATGGGCACATTTTAACTCATAAAATGATATcctagataaacatcaaaattttatattgacaagtgtgggtgatgcaagttaattgggtaaattattttattccaaacttaagtcCAATTTATCACATAAACTAGTTTAATTCAAGTGCCAAGAAAGCTCAATAATCAGATGTTtgctttattttattttatgtcgAATAATGGGAATATTGTTTTctatatttcaaaagtatagctttaaaatgtttataatcaaataaataaatattcgaaatgataattttttcatttgttaacactagtatgataagtgaaatgtaaaatactaaatatgctataagtttataatGGTCAATTAACATTTACTTgacaaaattatatttatattgatgacatcaaatgtgaaatgaagatgttgttttgacttatatataatatgatttttcataattttacataattttcaaaatataGGCACACATTTTTTTCTACTATTTTGGATCCACATTTACATAATTTAATACCTCACATTTTGCATCAACTACCTGTAACACACTATTATTTTTGattcaaaatataaaattaatatggttgtttacttattatttatataatatataatatataaaatattttatttgtttatgtaTACTGCAATGAATTTGTGATGTTTGTCACCAATTACTAATTTATcaagtattaaaaaatttaataCTCAAAATCCACCAAGTTTAGTCCTAAACAAGTTGCGTTGcgaaattttaaatgaacacccaataatttaaaaccgaccaatatgaatatgaaatCATATATTTTGCAAAAATGTTTTGTGAAGAATTAGATAGCTTCGATAtcatatatttaataaaaaaattgtataattaatttaatattcacaAAAATGAGTTCATACGAATTCTGTTATTTTTTAAGTTCACATTAATTTTAGGTggacaaaacatatgtatttaattaataattttaccaatttcaatattttgggcctttttctagTTGGTCTTATTTTATTTCAAACGACCCATTAAAAAATTCTAGAAGGTTCAAGATAAGACCAATTATTTTAAACAGCCAATAACCAATTCTCAAAGGTTCAAAATAACACCAATTCCACAAGGTTCCACATAACGGATTTTTTATTACATTTATCAGGTTTGGTTGTTGTGATTACCattagcctatgcatattaagatctATGGGCCTCTATTGCCAACACTTTTTCACACAAAGCAAACACAATAGTTTCTATATAAATTCAAGTTAAATTGTGCTCTTTAGCATCTACAATATTAAGACTCTTTAGCATCTACAATATGAAGACATATGGTCCCCTGTAAGACCCTTAGGCTGGATTTCATTTTGGGATCGAGATTGAGCGCGAGGCAGCGACATGGACTAGTCGCCAGGCGGGGACTCAGATTAGGCGCCAGGCGGAAACACAGACTAGTCGTCAGGTAGTGACACAGACTTGAGTTGTTGTGTTTATGTGGGATTGCTGATTGGTCCAAATATGGGCGACACTGAGCTGGGAGCTAAGTTGGGAGTCCAAGATGACTAAGGCATGATCAAAACTGTAGGAAAATGTGTGGCACATGGGGGCTGAGATATATATGCATTATATGTATATTCATAAGTGCTGGATTATGCACTAGTGGGTGGCTGAAATAACTACCTTGCAGTTGGGGCTCAAGGAATTGGTGGGAAATTCGAATTGAGGGAATTTGAAATGCTAGAACCGCTTGTAACCGCCGGTAGTTGCTTCTGTTGGGGTTGTGTGGGCTGCGTGGGCTGCGTGTGTAGTTGCTTCTGTTGGGGCTGTTTGAGCTGCGTGGGCAGTTGGCTTTGTTGGGCCTGTGTGTATCGGACTCCTATATATAAATAGATAGGCATTGTGAAAATGTAATCAACGCATGTTGGCTTGTATGCACTAAACTTGTATCCATATGTTAGGTAGTAGGGAAAAGTATGTAAACATATGTTAGGTTGTATTATTATGCTAGGCAGTAGCACAAGTCAGTAAGCATAATCGAGTTGTATCCTTATATTGTTGGTCAATAGAAGGTTGGGCATTCAGGCACGTAATTTACTGTGTCTTACATTTGCTTGGTAATTAGACACACTTAGCACACATGATTGGTTCCTGTTGTGCGTTGGTTCAATATCATATCCACTATGTTTGGGTTTGCTGGGGTTGGTGGTGCTGCTGGGGCTGGTGGCGATAACCTGTAGGAAAGGCAGACTGCTTGGGCGCATTGGTAGGCGACTAAGTAGGCCGCACGGATCAGAGAATTCAAGGTTAAAAATCTGACCCTGTGACAAGTGGTATCAGATCTGTGTTGATCAGTTCTGGATTTGACATGATGGCTGGATCATGTGGGAGCAAAGTTGATTTTGATAGATTTTAGACAATGTTGGGCGAGTCCATGGTTAAAAATTTGGTGCCACTGATAAGGAAATGTAGGGCCATGAAGTATGATCTTTGTAACTTTAAAAATGCTCTTGGGGATCAGTTTGACGCCATAGAGAGAAGGTTCGAGGAGATCTCTTTTCGAGTTGGGATGTTGGCTGATCGTTGGTTAAGCGAAGTAGAACGAGTTGAGTTGTACTTGGAGTTATTAAGGCGGGATGCTGAAGACATTTCGTTGGGTGATGATGGAGATCACTCTGGGCTTGAAACTTCTGTTCAAGGTGGGGAAACTGCAAGGATTGCGCAAAAGTCGTCTCTCTTTGATGGAGGCGCATCTGGTTTTTGAGGCAGTCATGGTGACTGTGGCGAAGCGTGGGGGCGTTGGCGTCAAGGTTTAGTGACGAGGGCTGAACTATGTTACAGATTTGGTGACAAGTGTTGGAAATACTAAGCACGGTTATGTGGTGTGCAGTTTGGTGGTGGCTGATTTGTTTAAGGCGATTGGCGTACATCACGGGTATATGATTCTTCCGGGGACAGGTCGGGTTATGGAAGAGCGCTAATCTTGGGTTTTGGTTATGTTGGCTTATGGATAGTTAACATTGCTGGGCTATGTTGGCCAATGGTCGCTCATATGGATTTAAGTGACTTGGAGGAATATGATCATGGTTGAAACATGTTCATGTTGTGAGATGGCTGAGTTCCTATTGGTTTGACAATGGTAAGAAGAAAATACAGAAGTTGTGGGTTGTTCAAGTGTTGGTCGGTGACATGGTTTGTGGGATCAGATTATTGTTGGTGATGCATCTCTACAAGGCAGCAAACTTGGTATTTTTCTGGACGGGGCCTAAGTCAGTGTCTCTAAGGGTGAGAGACGCTGTTGGAACTAAGTCATAATGGTATTGGATGTGTAGGCGATGGTGCGACTACACATGGTCATCTGAAATTTTGAAGACTAAAGGGGAGAAATCTAGGAGGTTAATCTAATCAACTAGTCATAGCTGATTGGGTTTGGAAGTGGCAGGAACCGTAGACGAATTTACAACCTTGGTTCATAGGTGTTGGTTTCGCTACTAGGGGAGACAGACTTCTCAGAGTTGTtgcttgtaataaccccaatttttggaatttttttttaaacccttaagaatagtgattttgctgattatgttgaataagaaaacttttcataccacactatgtagggattcttctattgttattctgagatcttattagtactttatatgggatataagtttatgtaaagatcgtcagaatccaaattcgaacactttgatttttcccgaaaatctactagatacagaaagaattgagtataaggtaacagaataaaaaggatttaaattcaaggattataagagaggatcataaaaggaatataatgtataagaaaggttaaggaaacctaagtaataagatcccgggtatgatccctcaaacgataaatgaaaatgaaagttaagcgaaccgtataacagatcagcggtcattagccaagaaattagaagctaatcaaagaggttagtgaggatgatgtcaccaaaccaataagaggaggacaagtgggggaggGTGACAtagcaaggtgacataagcatgacaaagaaaggtgtgttgttggttgattaagaaccacacaaaagttaccatggtaaaagataataaatcaaagcaaaacaaatcaaccaagccaaccaacaattcattttcaccaaaaacacaaagatatttcactttcttcatcaaaagctctcggctttttttcttcttcaaagaaagaaaatttaaaatcctagttccaagctttgttaattagcaaggtaattatctaagactccttatacatagatatagctatccaataagtttgagcttctaatttattcacaatctcttcataaaaatcatggaagaagagggtgaatagtgtttttcaagaactaaaatttttgttcttgagtttttgtttagattaagcgTGGATAAGaacttttaagggtgattccaagctaattacttgattctccactctccaaggaaggtataacccctccaaaccctaaatttactttgagtattaggtttagttttgttgttatagttcatgagaggcttgattgttgtgtatgtagaggttagttggttttttgattttttagagttgtaattcttggattattgattaatgaacttaagtatagtttaaattcatgtttgagaatagtataaattgataatattgagttgttggggctgttatggtgaagtatggatggatcTTGGTTGGGatattgattgtgggttgattgtgggttgatttggagtggtataaattggggtaatcgcgtaaacatagccgtcgtaatgcccgatttactttagactatttttttcttaacattaggacccgtgaactcactgctagttTTTGAcaatttccatgattagatagttcatgttacgagcttcgttttgatatgtggtttgtttgaatccaatgtacggtttaggagaaacgaccgttttaaataacggcgttttgcgaacgaaccattacccctcaccttactttgaaacataggttaaagacctaaaaggactaattgtagtatgaaacatttatgtaaagtgtattatgcagttggtaaggtactcgcgaaagaattgccttaaaactcttaatgattaatttatttaaaatggtggagccgatggtactcgagcgactttagagaatcattaagcgcaaagcgagcgttagagtctaaattggttaaagtatagatttataagtgactttggtttaattctaacttatatgttgtttataagttaccagacttgtcccaagccatttataacccccagtcgctcaggcaagttttctacccgttatactgttgttgtgatgtaaacatttgtatatgcattatcttgtgatagatgcatgttggttaattagcaaattcttgcgatatattgtagcatgtgatatggtatatatgcatgcctatttcatattcttgatacatatatctgttgattcagttgcataatacctatgctagagataagtagtagttgcgtatacccttagtataggggacccaaaggtaaacattttctaaaccgggagtcgatgttcccgagtataatatatatatatatatacatatgaatagttttcaaaactattattcgaataaggtttattcgataactttattttacttaatgaatattattttgaatattcattcgagggcttatgactccgtttattttattaatgaatattattttgaatattcattcgagggcttatgactctgttgattttattaatgaagattattttgaatattcattcgaggacttatgactccgattaattactaaataatattctttattttattaaagaataatatgtccataatcaaacttaattttgattattcaaataaagatactactttcgtataagtatatctttggttatttaatattcatttcaagtataagttttacaacttctacttcaattatttttataaagattattctttatgggaatattatttaaataataatattatgatattttctaatatattgggactgatttattttatcaaatcagcatcactccaaacattcttaaaaatgttttcgagtcttcaaaatgattttaaaggttagggtggatcccaaaactcatttttatatattagatcctcctttcgaaggggatctaaataatcgctcaaaacgtgagggatccggctctgtagtgtgtttcatattcgcaacaaggttgctatttgataaaagagtttttgattacttacccaactctcgggaagtaaaattcttggaacaagttaatccattaacaggcatcgcctgggaaatatcggtgagttttcctttccaactagatacgacttcttggtggagccgtatcaacaagtttctacttggggaaaggggggatgagctttacgtttcagagtcatggattttatctgaactaggagtggcgtaagtgaacgagtagcgccggcccaaccttattatattggcccaaatggcccggaagttccgctaagacggtccattccttagaagtccagtgttcggttgacaagtaaatccgacaggttctcctctacaagtagaaaatggtggggttgcactactacgactgatcatcgtaagtggtcttcctggcgcggcaaactcccgtaatgtgttcatcatccagttggataattctgcaacactacccggagcatttcgatcgaaaggctacgaatgggtggttgccgaaacTTTGACAGGGTCAAAaagttataatggtgtttccattgaatgaagtatctcgtaacttcattttctttaaaaatatttccaagattgaatctattcaagtcttaacttgtggtttaatctatgggatgaccttttgaaactaattataacttgaacggtggtagttcaagtagtattcggaaaagatataagtatattggagtatcttgtaacttcatcttttaaacttatatctagtaaatgattaccttgtgcatgtcaaatattttcagaaaaatgttgagacaagggtagatatatgagatcaccttgtaatgatatttttatacagttataaactgggactctgtggatgttatacatgtcagaggatttcaaatattgttaaaagtatatatgtatatatgtatatatatactgaatattttgcgacttggtcgcgttaagatatcagcttggttcattacttttgaccaagactttcatgagtactatgagaatgctcatatattgttaatcattatacatattattttggtgggattgttgctcacccttgctttcttctttcatcacacaacaacagatagaaaagatgaacatgaccaagcttccaattcgcaagcggttaggaaatattccgcagtttcctataggcattgatgtcgctgtagctgaggtaggatctaccaataggctaggctttcaacttttaatgtaccagacttatgtatctatatgaattgtaataatggaaaagaaatataaatttattcagaaacctttttaaggtgtaacggtttataattgtggaataaaatgacttgtgttatgtttggtattcatctctgagactataacttgtggtgtgtgtgtgtgtatattctggggtcacagtactcagtagttggttgactgttaaaattacgtattgataagggaaatggaactcgtgacaacccgaatccccgaccccggatttgggggtgttacattgctGATTTGATGAGGACATCAAACTCAGAAGGTGTGGGAGGGTTTGTAAGACCCTTAGGCTGGATTTCATTTTAGGATCGAGATTGAGTCCCATGAGGCGACACGGACTAGTCGC
This genomic interval from Apium graveolens cultivar Ventura chromosome 8, ASM990537v1, whole genome shotgun sequence contains the following:
- the LOC141680692 gene encoding uncharacterized protein LOC141680692, which encodes METNKAKENSIDLSYPMLTKTNYTAWSLKMRVFMQAHGVWEAIEPKDPKATIEDKMDMRALTVIYQGVPEDILLSIAEKKTSKEAWNVFITMSLGPDKVKVATAHTLRCEFEAMCMKKSEHLDEVFQKLNSLVTNIRAVGEKVEEVYVVKKLLRAMPSKFLPIASMIEQFGKVEEMLVEEVIGSLKAHEERLKGTIETNQGHLLLTEEEWRK